Proteins co-encoded in one Coregonus clupeaformis isolate EN_2021a chromosome 17, ASM2061545v1, whole genome shotgun sequence genomic window:
- the LOC121586730 gene encoding protein eva-1 homolog B — protein MDAKRKEMDLLSNSIAAYAHIKENPESFGLYFVIGVCFGLVLTLCLLVIRISCKPRTNIPASTLEKKHLKDFSEDECDEDSEDEDEEEEGDIEAPAPLPTAEIPIGNHHNHSQSDGTLSVNVFTSAEELERAQRLEERERIIREIWRNGQPDILGSGTGTLGRVHYY, from the exons ATGGACGCCAAGAGGAAAGAGATGGACCTCCTGAGCAACAGCATTGCTGCCTACGCACACATCAaag AGAACCCGGAGAGCTTTGGGCTGTACTTTGTGATCGGGGTGTGTTTCGGCCTAGTCCTCACCCTCTGCCTCCTGGTCATCCGGATCTCCTGCAAGCCCCGCACCAACATCCCGGCCTCCACACTCGAGAAGAAACACTTAAAGGACTTCAGTGAGGACGAATGTGATGAAGATAgcgaggatgaggatgaggaagaggaaggcGACATCGAAGCACCCGCCCCCCTGCCCACCGCGGAGATTCCAATTGGCAACCACCACAACCACAGCCAATCGGACGGGACACTGAGCGTTAACGTGTTCACTTCGGCCGAGGAGCTGGAGCGGGCACAGCGATTGGAGGAGAGGGAGCGAATCATACGGGAGATCTGGAGGAATGGGCAGCCTGATATCCTAGGTTCAGGAACAGGCACTCTAGGTCGGGTGCACTACTACTAA